A DNA window from Betta splendens chromosome 6, fBetSpl5.4, whole genome shotgun sequence contains the following coding sequences:
- the LOC114857729 gene encoding voltage-dependent calcium channel subunit alpha-2/delta-1 isoform X4: MDTCRVRAWVFLVLLWQDGYFAQFPTQLMIKEWVDQMQKELVALADTATAGKSLTQIFLRNQHLYTVEQNDAEELVARAARNIEQLLRKRSAALEKLATAAENFQMEHQWQDEFEDDEIYYYNAKDNLEANETEGRKYRIRPDFKEDPSFKRLTDYNHTAVHIPTDIYDGSTIVLNELNWTKSLEDVFRKNREDDPTLLWQVFGSATGLARYYPASPWMDARKTPSKIDLYDVRRRPWYIQGAASPKDMLILVDASGSVSGLTLKLIRTSVSEMLETLSDDDYVNVVYFNTRVKKTACFDHLVQANVRNKKVLKDAVQNITAKGITNYTKGFEFAFEQLSATNVSRANCNKIIMLFTDGGEERAQAILEKYNADKKVRIFTFSVGQHNYDKGPIQWMACSNKGYFYEIPSIGAIRINTQEYLDVLGRPMVLADKQAKQVQWTNVYLDALELGLVITGTLPVFNKTKTKDDRNGEHQNQLILGVMGIDVSLHDIKKLTPRFTIGPNGYYFAIDPNGYVLLHPNLQPKNPKFQEPVTLDFLDAELENDIKVQIRRMMIDGETGESTIHTLVKTQDERYIDRGVRTYTFAPVNGTDYSLALVLPKYSEHFIQANLGDDMKQAMSMETIQLERFDEFGYTYIAPREYCKDLRLSPNNTQFLLDFNQFIDRNTPDACNVSLVSRLILDAGLTAELVKLWDEQTVDGTVARFVATDGGITRVHPRSAGEDWTENPETYESSFYKRTLDNDVYIFTAPSFTAEGREPVSDTGILVSKSVDLTIDDVTLKPAVVGVKLNVSFWMNSFINATLRVNCKDEICGCLRNDKHVDCVILDDGGFLLMSNQEEYISLIGQFFGEVDPVLMINLVNTSLYSFNKTYDYQSVCDPEKDSKAAAGPRSIYVPTIADLLSVGWWASSAAWSILQQLFLSLMFPNQLEAADSTDEDIPDAMFKESCITEQTQYFFDNEERSYSGVLDCGNCSRMYRAEKLPNTNLVFLITDAKATCLSCDPRPLRQAEQPSVGPDPCELAQNPRYRKGPDVCFDNNENDEPLCPVSRASALSSTPLFLFLLMSSGKMIRTVGEGPA, encoded by the exons AAACTGGCCACGGCTGCAGAGAACTTCCAGATGGAGCATCAGTGGCAGGACGAGTTCGAG GATGATGAAATCTACTACTACAATGCAAAGGACAAC CTGGAAGCAAACGAGACAGAGGGACGGAAATACAGGATTCGACCGGACTTTAAGGAGGACCCGTCATTTAAACGCCTGACTGATTACAATCACACGGCCGTCCACATCCCCACTGACATCTATGATGGTT CCACCATCGTGCTGAACGAGCTCAACTGGACCAAGTCGCTGGAGGACGTGTTCAGGAAGAACAGGGAGGACGACCCGACGCTCCTCTGGCAGGTGTTTGGTAGCGCTACAGGTCTGGCTCGCTACTACCCAG CTTCTCCCTGGATGGACGCTCGTAAAACCCCGAGTAAAATTGACCTGTACGACGTTCGCAGGAGGCCGTG GTACATTCAAGGAGCCGCCTCGCCCAAAGACATGCTGATCCTCGTGGACGC GAGTGGGAGCGTGTCTGGCCTGACTCTCAAGCTGATCAGGACCTCCGTCAGCGAGATGCTGGAGACGCTGTCTGACGACGACTATGTCAACGTGGTTTAC TTTAACACCAGGGTGAAGAAGACGGCCTGTTTTGACCATCTGGTTCAAGCCAACGTGAGGAACAAGAAGGTGCTGAAGGACGCTGTGCAGAACATCACAGCCAAAGGAATCACGAACTACACCAAAGGCTTCGAGTTTGCCTTTGAACAGCTCTCCGCC ACTAACGTGAGCAGGGCAAACTGCAACAAGATCATCATGCTGTTTACggacggaggggaggagagggctCAGGCCATACTGGAGAAATACAACGCTGACAAAAAG gtgaggATCTTCACCTTCTCAGTAGGACAGCACAACTATGATAAAGGACCCATTCAGTGGATGGCCTGCTCCAACAAAG GTTACTTCTATGAGATTCCTTCCATCGGCGCTATTAGAATAAACACACAG GAGTACCTGGACGTGCTGGGGAGACCCATGGTCCTGGCAGACAAGCAGGCCAAACAAGTCCAGTGGACCAACGTGTATCTGGACGCTCTG GAACTGGGTCTGGTCATCACAGGAACGCTGCCCGTCttcaacaaaaccaaaaccaaggACGACAGGAACGGAGAG CACCAGAATCAGCTGATTCTTGGCGTAATGGGGATCGACGTGTCTCTGCATGACATTAAGAAGCTCACGCCGCGCTTCACA ATTGGTCCAAATGGATACTACTTTGCCATTGATCCCAATGGATACGTCCTGCTGCACCCTAATCTCCAGCCAAAG AACCCGAAATTCCAGGAGCCTGTAACCCTCGACTTTTTGGATGCTGAGCTGGAGAATGACATCAAAGTGCAG ATCAGGAGAATGATGATTGACGGCGAGACGGGAGAAAGCACCATTCACACGCTGGTGAAAACCCAGGATGAG AGGTACATAGACAGAGGGGTCAGGACCTACACATTTGCACCAGTCAACGGGACAGATTACAG CCTGGCTCTTGTTCTGCCTAAATACAGCGAGCACTTCATTCAGGCCAACCTGGGGGACGACATGAAGCAGGCTATGT CTATGGAGACCATCCAGCTGGAGAGGTTCGATGAGTTCGGTTACACCTACATCGCTCCGCG GGAATACTGCAAAGACCTCCGGCTGTCGCCCAACAACACCCAGTTCCTCCTCGACTTCAACCAGTTCATTGACAGGAACACCCCGGATGCAT GTAACGTGTCTCTGGTGAGTCGACTGATCCTGGACGCGGGCCTGACAGCGGAGCTGGTTAAGCTTTGGGATGAGCAGACTGT CGACGGGACCGTGGCCAGATTCGTGGCCACAGATGGAGGAATCACCAGAGTCCATCCAAGAAG CGCTGGGGAAGACTGGACTGAGAACCCTGAGACGTATGAATCAAGCTTCTATAAGAGGACCCTGGACAATGACGTTTATATATTCACAGCTCCGTCCTTCACAG CAGAGGGCAGGGAGCCTGTTTCTGACACAGGCATCCTAGTGAGCAAATCGGTGGACCTCACCATCGATGATGTCACACTTAAACCAGCAG TGGTGGGAGTGAAACTAAACGTTTCCTTCTGGATGAACAGTTTCATTAACGCTACTCTGAGAGTGAAT TGCAAGGATGAGATCTGTGGCTGTCTCCGGAATGACAAG CACGTCGACTGTGTGATTCTGGACGATGGAGGCTTCCTTCTCATGTCCAATCAGGAGGAATACATCAGTCTG ATTGGTCAGTTCTTTGGCGAAGTGGATCCAGTGCTGATGATCAACCTGGTGAACACCTCCCTGTACTCCTTCAACAAGACCTATGACTACCAGTCTGTCTGTGACCCAGAGAAGGACAGCAAGGCTGCAGCGGGACCCCGCTCCATCTACGTG CCTACCATTGCAGACCTGCTGAGTGTTGGCTGGTGGGCCTCCAGTGCTGCCTG GTCAATACTTCAACAGCTTTTCCTTAGTCTCATGTTCCCCAATCAACTGGAGGCAG CGGACTCAACAGATGAAGACATACCAGATGCCATGTTTAAGGAGAGCTGCATCACGGAGCAGACTCAGTACTTCTTCGACAATGAAGAAAGATCCTATTCTGGGGTGCTGGACTGTGGAAACTGTTCGAG GATGTATCGTGCTGAGAAGCTGCCCAACACCAACCTGGTTTTCCTGATCACTGATGCCAAGGCAACGTGTTTGTCATGTGACCCCAGACCGTTACGACAGGCCGAACAACCCT CTGTGGGTCCAGATCCATGCGAGCTGGCTCAGAACCCCAGGTACCGCAAAGGGCCGGACGTGTGTTTCGATAACAACGAAAAC GATGAGCCCTTGTGCCCAGTCAGCAGAGCTTCTGCTCTGAGCTCTACACCTCTCTTCTTGTTTCTGCTGATGAGTTCAGG